In bacterium 336/3, the following proteins share a genomic window:
- a CDS encoding peptidase S9 — protein sequence MQKRNLIWVLLLFIAIQGYAQDKKKFASLQEGLQAGGRLTGNFGPRGVNWIEGGEKYSYIEGGGVIKTFSPKDGKEEVVFKSEGMKFPDSDKAFNYSSFQWSKDSKYLLFQSNFRPVWRRSGISDYYFYDVASKTLQLAAKDAQTGELSPDGSKIGYEKGGNLYIYDFASKKETQLTNDAKENVWNGRFGWVYEEEFGLAQAWEWSPDSKFIGFWQTDEREVPIFQMTDYSGLADTYEKLPYPKVGNKNPLVKIGIIDLAQNKREWVKVDLGDGYIPRIYWTSVSGQLAVMHLNRKQNQMKLFFSNAQNGDAKLIMEETSKAWIDVFDFFAGIMHYAFFPKETQEFFWISEKDGFAHIYRYDYKGKLLGQVTKGNWEVVFVHSVDAKNKKIYYTSTEVSPLERHLYEVGFDGKNKKKLTQVAGRHNIDFSPNGKYFLDRYSNITTPTQIELWETGKESKMLKKIVDNAQVTEYLNQNTYSPRELTSFTNSDGVKIDLYVVKPANFNPSQKYPLLVNIYGGPGAQGVYNEFGRDGWEQYLAQQGYVIINVNNRGSGGYGYAFEKIVYEQLGKYESKDFAEAAQFMVKQGYVDANKIAIRGHSYGGYMSSFTVLNYPDIFKVAIVGAPVTDWRLYDSAYAERYMGLLPENDAKYVASASTTYAKNMKGKMLLVHSAMDENVHVKHTFQLVKGLTDAGKDVDLRIYPPGNHGVAYSPQSRLLLFQQYTDYLNKNLK from the coding sequence ATGCAAAAAAGAAATCTGATTTGGGTATTGTTGTTATTTATAGCAATACAAGGCTATGCCCAAGACAAGAAGAAGTTTGCTTCTCTTCAAGAAGGTTTGCAAGCTGGAGGCAGACTTACAGGAAATTTTGGTCCTCGTGGTGTAAACTGGATTGAGGGTGGAGAAAAATACTCTTACATTGAGGGTGGAGGTGTTATCAAAACTTTTTCGCCTAAAGATGGTAAAGAAGAGGTAGTTTTTAAAAGTGAAGGTATGAAGTTTCCTGATTCTGATAAAGCTTTCAATTATAGCTCTTTTCAGTGGTCTAAGGATAGTAAATATTTGCTTTTTCAAAGCAATTTTCGTCCTGTTTGGCGTAGATCGGGTATTTCAGATTATTATTTTTATGATGTAGCAAGTAAAACGCTTCAGTTAGCAGCCAAAGATGCTCAAACAGGAGAACTTTCTCCTGATGGATCTAAAATAGGTTATGAAAAGGGTGGAAATTTATATATCTACGATTTTGCTTCCAAAAAAGAAACCCAACTGACCAATGATGCCAAAGAAAATGTTTGGAATGGTCGTTTTGGATGGGTGTATGAAGAAGAATTTGGTTTGGCTCAGGCTTGGGAATGGTCTCCTGATAGCAAATTCATCGGTTTTTGGCAAACAGACGAAAGAGAAGTCCCCATTTTCCAGATGACAGATTATAGTGGATTGGCTGATACTTATGAAAAATTGCCTTACCCCAAAGTGGGAAACAAAAACCCTCTTGTAAAAATTGGAATCATTGATCTTGCTCAAAATAAAAGAGAATGGGTAAAAGTAGATTTGGGAGATGGATATATTCCTCGTATCTATTGGACATCTGTTTCGGGACAGCTGGCTGTTATGCATCTCAATCGTAAGCAAAACCAAATGAAACTATTCTTCTCAAATGCTCAAAATGGTGATGCAAAACTCATTATGGAAGAAACTTCTAAAGCATGGATAGATGTATTTGATTTCTTTGCAGGTATTATGCATTATGCCTTTTTTCCAAAAGAAACACAAGAGTTTTTCTGGATTTCTGAAAAAGATGGATTTGCACACATTTATCGCTACGATTACAAAGGAAAACTACTTGGACAAGTAACCAAAGGGAACTGGGAAGTAGTTTTTGTACATAGTGTAGATGCTAAAAACAAGAAAATCTATTATACTTCTACAGAAGTCTCTCCTCTTGAAAGACATTTGTACGAAGTAGGCTTTGATGGTAAGAATAAGAAAAAACTTACACAAGTAGCTGGAAGGCACAATATTGACTTCTCACCTAATGGCAAATACTTCTTGGATAGATATTCAAATATAACTACACCCACTCAGATAGAGCTTTGGGAAACAGGCAAGGAGTCTAAAATGCTTAAAAAAATTGTTGATAACGCTCAAGTTACAGAATATCTAAACCAAAATACTTATTCTCCAAGAGAATTGACAAGTTTTACCAATTCTGATGGTGTAAAAATTGATTTATATGTAGTGAAACCAGCAAATTTTAATCCAAGCCAAAAATACCCGTTACTTGTAAATATTTATGGTGGTCCAGGGGCTCAGGGTGTTTATAATGAGTTTGGCAGAGATGGTTGGGAGCAATATTTAGCTCAGCAAGGCTATGTGATTATCAATGTAAATAACAGAGGTAGTGGAGGTTATGGTTATGCTTTCGAGAAAATTGTTTATGAGCAATTAGGAAAATATGAAAGTAAAGATTTTGCAGAAGCGGCTCAGTTTATGGTAAAACAAGGTTATGTAGATGCCAATAAAATTGCGATTCGTGGACATAGCTACGGAGGCTATATGTCCAGTTTTACAGTTTTAAACTATCCTGATATTTTTAAAGTGGCAATTGTAGGAGCTCCTGTAACAGACTGGCGTTTGTACGATTCTGCTTATGCAGAACGTTATATGGGTTTATTACCTGAAAATGATGCTAAATATGTAGCTTCTGCAAGTACAACTTATGCTAAAAACATGAAAGGTAAAATGTTACTTGTTCACTCAGCTATGGACGAAAACGTACACGTAAAACATACATTCCAGCTTGTAAAAG